The Streptomyces sp. YIM 121038 sequence GGACTACAACAACAGCCACCGCATCGGCCTGAACTTCCAGTCTGTACAGGGGCGGAACAGCGACCATGCCGAATTCCGCATGTGGGACGGCTCGCTGGACCCCGGCACAATCCAGGCGCAGGTCAACCTGTCGCTCGGCCTGACGAACGCGGCCCTGCGGGAAGCCGGGACGACCCCGCCCCCGCCCCCGCAGCGAGTCGGACATCACCGCGGGCTCCACCAGGCGAGGCGTGCGTCAGGACAGCGCGGCTCCCTCACCGGGGAGGCGTGGACCAGTAACACGCAGGCGTTCCGCTCTCTGATGGACCGGATCTACACCACCGCCGAGGCCCGCGCGCAGGCCACGGCGGTGTACGCGGGCACCCGCTGGCACGACGGCTGAGGCTGAACGACATACGGCAAGGGGCCGGGCACCGCGTAGTGCGGTGCCCGGCCCCTTGCCGTGATCACTTGCCGCTGGGCGAGAGCCACAGGGTCGGCGCGACGGACCGCGAGAGCTGGGGCTCGCGGAGCGTCCGGTGGTTGCACACCTCCTCGTCGGCCATCTGGTCCTCGACGCTGAAGCCCCGGTACGCGACGATCTCAGCGAGCCGGTCATCCCTTGCCCGCGCCGTCGCGGTGAAGCTGCGGTCGTCGACCATCACCGGCGTGCCCGTGGAGTAGTCCACCATGATCATCGTCCCTTCGGGCACCATCAGGATCTCCGTGAGGGTGACGTCCGCCGTCTTCGCGGCCTTGCGGAACCAGCCGGGGTTGGACGCCCAGTACAGGTTTCCGTCCGTGTCGACCGCGACGGACAGCGGGCTGACCGCCGTGCGAGCCAGCATGACCAACTGCGGCCACCGTCGGTCGGTCCACGCGAGCGCGGCCCGGCCCACAACGGTCTCCAGGACATCCAGGGTGGGCAGGATGACCCCGCCCGCCTGGTCCAAGGCCTGGAACAGGACCTCGGTGTCCGTGTCACCGGTTGCACGCGGGAGTCCGAACGTCTTCCGCAACGGCAGCGCGTCGACGTCGCCGTTGTGGGTGCCGATCAACTGACCCACCTGCAGCGGACTGGAGTTGGTCAGCTTCGCCGCGCCCTGAGTCATCCAGCGGGTGTGCCCGAGAACAGCCGGGGCCTCGTTGAGCGCGCCGATGTAGTCGCGCTTCCACACCTCTCGGAAGCGGCCCGGCCCCTTGATGATGCGCCAGCCGCCCGCCGTCACATCACGACGGTTGGTGACCGGACGCCGGGTGAGTTCCTGGGTTTCGGAGGTGGCGAAAGCCAGCCCCGCCGAGTCCTTTCCGCGCTCCTCGGCCAGGTGTCCGAGTGCAGCGCACATGATGGTCGCGCGAGTGGGGTTACAGGTCTGGTTGCGGATGACTCCGAAGAGACCGCACATGATGTTCCTTCTGCACCCCGGCACCCTCGTGTGGGCCGGGGCGTACTGCTCAAGCCGTCAGGCCGCGCCGCAGCGCGGCCTGACGGGTAGTTCATGACGTAGTGGTGCTGCCCGCCGCACCCCGTCAGGGGTGCGGCGGTGGCTGCTGAGGTCTAGCGCCTCTGTGCCTTGACGTAGTCCTCGTAACAGGGCTCGTCCCTGTGGGTGAACCACGTGCGGGTCATCTCGCCCGCGAGGTACACGTACGCCTCGATGGTGCTGCCGTCGGCAAGAGTGACAGTGCGGACCTTGCGGTCGTAGTGGTTGTCGCCCCCCTCGCCCCGGTAGCCTTCAAGCGCGTCCAGCCGACGGAGCACGACAGGCCACAGCTCGGCGTGGACATCCATCACCTCACCGACGACCCGGCTGCCCTTGCGAGCGAACGCGAAGGGGATGCCTCGGCCGAAGAGGGTGTGGTCCATCAGGTGCGCCGGGCGCTCCTGAACCGTGTTCCCTCGAAGAATGTGCTGGTAGTTGCCCTGCCCGGCACGGAGCGTGCCGTAGACGAAGACGGGCTTCTGCTCAGTGGTGAACTCGAACAAGTCGTTCGCCACCTTTCTGCTACTGCTCGCCGGTCACGTTCTCCGGCGTTGATGCTCTAACTATACACTCTTATTTCAAAGTACGCAACACCCCTCGCTTCATCGAGGCCCGCCACGCCCGCAAGTCACCCACGGAGTCCGACCAGGGGTCCGGCGCGCCAAGGCGCCCCGCCCCATCTGTAACGACGCAAGCATTGAGGGTATTGCGTACTGTGAATGTAGCGCGTATATTCGAGTCGACGGTCGGCGGGTTCTCCCCACCGCACTGAATCCATCCCGAAGGAGCCGCTCACGTGCGGCTCGGCGTCCACCACCCCCTCCCAGCGCGGTGGACGCTCCGGGCCCGGGCGCGCCCAAGGCTCGCCCGGGCCCGTCCAAGAGGGCGCAGAAGACCCGGAGTTGACCATCACGTTCATCATGAGCGCACGCTCCCTCACCCGGCTCGACCAAGCAGCGCTGCGAGCCGCACAACGACTGGAAAACGGCCACCCGGACTGCGCCACCGCAGGCACGACGCCCCCCACCGCATCCTTCGCCACCGCCGAGAGCGCCCGGCACATGCTGCGCCGCACACTCCGGCTCAAGCCGTGGGTTGCCATCGCCAGCCGAAGCGACGAGGCCCACCCCCTGGCCGACAACGCGACCGGCCGGGCATTCCGGCTACGGCTGTCCAACGGCGCCGCAGCGCGCGAGTTCCTTGCCGCGTACGACGGCAACCAGCGCCTCGCACTCAGCATCATCGGCGCATGCCCCCAGTGCGGTGCGCAGGTTCCCACGGTCTACATCAAGAGCCTCGCCGACTACGGCAACTGGCTGCGCCTCGGGCCCAGCCTCGGCGAATCCGCCCACTTCCGCACGTCACCCGCGCATCAAGACGGGTGCCCCATCCCTCACCAGCCGCTCAACACGCCGACATAACGACGCAGGGCCCCCGCCGGCAGGGCCGCGGCCCTGCCGCGGACCGGCCGCAGCGACAGACAAGCGAAGTACCCGATGCACCACAAGAGTTCCCCTTCCCACTCCACACCACCACCCTCACCGCAACACCCGCCGCGCGTGACCGTCGTATCGGTCCCGTCGCCGCGCCGACTGACCGAGAAGGAGCAGATCTTCCACGACGGGCTGACCGAGCATCTGCTGTGGGCGCTGCCGATCGCGATGCTCGAGCTCCTCTCCAGGCCCTCCTGCGCGCTCGAGCAGCAGCGGAAGGCGTCCGCCGCTGCCGTCGGCGGCCGCGGTGACGCCATCCAGTTCCACAGCAAGAAACGGACCGCCGAGGCCGGGCAGCAACTGGATCTCGGCCTGGCCTACCTGGCGATCTCGACGCCGGGCGGCATCACCAGGTTCGGAGTGCACGCCTGCGCCGCGCCTCACGACAACTGCCCGGCCGATGCCGGAAGTCCCAACCAGCTGGAAAGCACGACATGAGCACTCCCATACCGAGCGAAGGTCCCTTCGCGAACGCCCCGAAGAGGCGCTGGCTCCTGACTCAGAACCGGCAGCTGCGCGCGGAAGGTATCTTCAATTTTCCACTTCCGGCTTGGGCAGGTCGATTTCCTGATGGCACGACATATAACGCGTGCCCGGAGGCAGGCGCGTGTGCCAAACTCTGCTACGCAAGGGTGGGTACCTACCGGTGGCCTGTCGTGCTGGCCGCGCACGAGCGTAATCTCTGGATGACCATGTACGCACTGGCCGACTGGGAAGCGCAGATGGCCGAGGAAATCCGTCACAAGCGATATCTGGGAAAATGGATTCGGCTGCACGATTCTGGGGACTTCCATTCTGACGATTACCTTGCGGCCTGGCTTCGAATCATGCGTAATGCGCCGGAAGGAATTTGGTTCTACTGCTATACAAAATCTGTAAGCCGTTTCCGCCGTATGGTTGAACCGAATCCGCCGGAGAACTTCCTGTGGTGCTACAGCTTGGGAGGAATGGAGGACCATCTGCTCGACCTCGAGTCGGAACGTCACGCCGACGTGTTCCCCGGGGTCACTGAACTGGAGGCGGCAGGCTACAGCGATCAGACAGAGTCCGACCTCCTGTCCGTCCTGAGCGAGTCACACAAGGTCGGAATCCCAGCCAACCGAATCCCGATGCTGCTCAAACGCCAGGGTGACTTGCGCTTCAGCGAGCTGCAGCACGCCTTGGACAAGAAGCTCGCCGAGAAGCGGCGACGCGCCGCCGCGAACGGCCTGGACCTCGCGTCCTGACGGGCGCGTCACTCGAAGCACTACCGCCGCAGCCCCTGAGGGGCAGGCGAATCACGGGTGGGCCCGAGGAGCACAGCGCTCCTCGGGCCCGCCCGTATGCCATCGCACCGAAGCAGCCGACCGCGGCGCGCCGGGAATTGCGTAATTCTGAGTACCGCTGTACGTTCGTACCCTGGTCTCGCCCTGCGTCAGCCCTGCCCACCGGGCCCGGGAGACGCGGAGGGGGCCGCTGGCCACGGACGACAGCATCACCCCGCCGGCGCACCGATGTGCCTCGCAGGACACGATCAGGCCATGCAGGCCCTGGAGCAGACATGATTCCCGCAAACTCAAAAATCAAGATGACCACTCTCGAGCGGATCGCAGAGCGGTATCACGTGACGTACATGACCGTCGCCCGCCAGTGGGCGGAGGAGGAGACCTTCCCTCCCATCCTCGACCACGGGAGCAGGGCCTATGTGTACGACGAGGCGGTCGTCGATGAGTGGGTGCGGGAGTGCCGGCCGGAGGTCTGGATCGCGGCTCACCCCAACGAGACGGACAAGGTGTCCCTTCCTTCCGGAAATCCGAAGGACCTGCTGCGTCTCGAGGAAATCGGAGAGCTTGAGGGCCGGTTCCTCTCGCGCGACGCCACGCCGGTGACGACCCTGCGCACCTACATGTCCCCGTCCAAGGGCATCCTTGCCCCGCCCGACCGGCGCCCCGACGACGGCAAGAAGCCTGTCGTCGTTCATGACATGTGGTTCCGGGAGACGGCGTACGCCTACATCACCCGGCCCCGCCGTGTCCGGCGGAACGTCGCAGAGGCTGCGTCGGAGCCTCGGGAGCCGAGCGAATTCCTGCGGCGGTACTTCGAGGAGCACCCCGGTCTACTCAACCTCGAGAGGATCGCTCAGCTCGACGGCCTCGAACACAATCGTGCCCCGACCTCGATGAACACGCTCAAGACCCACCGGAAGCAAAAGAAGCTCGCGCCTCCGGACCGCAGGCCGAGGGATGGCCTGGAGCCTCCTGTCGAGGAACTGATGTGGGAGCCCGCAACCGTCCTGCCGTACTTGTGCCGGCCGGACGGTCGGCGTTTCGGTACGGCGAACCGCACCGACGACGGCGCGTAGCCTGCCGGCCAGTAGGTCCCGCCCCCAGACGTCCTGACACCGAGGATCCGCATGACACGCCACCGTATCGACCGAGCAGGGATCAAGGCGCGGTATGGGGTCAAAGATGCCTCCGCGTTCACCAGGCTCGTCAATTTCCCGGCCTCTGATGAGGACGGCCTGTGGGACGTGACTCAGGTTGATGCCTGGGTGCAGGCCATGCGGCCGCAGTTCTGGCCGCCGCGGCCGGAGGCGGCCGCGGCCAGTGCTACCGCAGCCCCAGTGGCGAAAGCCAAGCCGAAGAAGGCTGCCACAGCCAAGTCATCGGGAGCGAAGACGGCTTCGGGAACAGAGACGGCCAAGGAGATGGCCGGTCGGTTCCGCATGAGCATCAAGACCCCGCACACCTGGGCCAGGACAGAGGAACAGCGGGGCCCGGATGGAAGGATTCGGGTTGCTGCTTTTCCTCAGCCTGTGTCACCAGGCCGGTGGAATGTGCGGCAGGTGGACAACTGGGTACGCCTGTACCGGCCCCGGGTATGGGCGGCCTATTCTGGTGATGAGCCCCGGTACGTGGTCCCCCTTCCTGAAGGGCACCCCAAGGACCTGCTGGATATCGGCGAATACGGTGTGATCAGAGGAAACGCGCTCAGTGGGCAGCCTGCTCTGCGGGCCACCATGCAGTACTACCTGAGGAACGACCTGATCGCAGTTCCTGATCGCATTGCAGGAGACGGTGAGCAGCCAGAGGTCTTCGAGCCGATGTGGTATCGGGAAACGATCTACTCCGAGATCCGGAAAAGGCGCACACGGGAAGCAGTAGAGGTCGGCGAGAAGCCCGTGAGCCGGTTCCTGCGGCAGTACTTCGAGGAGCACCCCGGTCTGCTCAACCTCGAGAGGATCGCTCAGCTCGACGGCCTCGAACACAACCGCGCGCCGACCTCACTGACCACGCTCAAGGCGTACCAGTCCGAGGGGAAGCTGGCGCCCCCTGACCGCAGGCCCGGGGACGGCCAGGAGCCTCCTGTCGAGGAACTGATGTGGAAGCCGGAGAGTGTCTTGCCGTTCTTGTGCCGGCCTGATCTACGGCGTCGCGCGGTGGCGGGCGGCATCGACGGCGACGGGGAACCGGCCGATCAGTAGCTCGCGCCACCCCACCGTTGCATCCCGTGGGGGAATCGGCAGAGTCCGTCGACGAGCTCACTGCGGAGTGACTTACCCCTGATGTGGGTTCCGGCTGACCGGTAGCGGTCAGCCGGAACCCACATCAGGGGTATTGCTTATTGTGAATGACTCGCGTACATTTACATGAGAGCGAGTGGCGCGTGCCTGTCTCGCCCTGACCACCAACGAGGCCGAACCGGCCGATGGGGCGGCAGTGTGCCGCAAGATCCCGTCGCGCGGGGCCCGTCGTCCGAGGAGATCCGTGATGCAGCCGGGACCTCACCTGCCCGAAACCGACGAACCTGAGGCTCTGGAGTTTCTTCGACTTACTCAGTCCCTACCGTTCTCAACCCCGTACACGGGTGAGATCGTCGACTGGGTCACCAGAACCAGTTCAGCGCAGCCGCAACCGGAAGATGCCGGTCTGTCGCCGCCGGGCCGTGCTGTCGCCGCGTTGAGGCGTTACGGCTCTTCGGATGGCCTGGCAGCTGGAGAAGTCGCCGCCCGTATGCGCGATGTCGCGCACGCGATCGCTTTGGTGAGGAACGATCACTACTCGGCCGAAGCCGCCCACAGTGCTCCCCGCGACGCCCGGCAGATCGCTTCGCGGCACGAAGTGCGCAGGCTCTGCGTGACAGCCGGGACTGCTCGGAGCCTGGCGGGCCCCGGGCGGGCGGTCGTCATCGTGCAGCCCTCTGACGAGCACGACGTCTACTGGCCTCTCGGTGACGTGATACGAACCGGGCCTCGCCTCGGCGCCGAGGAACGACTCGGGCGCGAGGTGCTGGCGATTCTCGCGCCACACGTCCGCCTCGCCGACCGCCTCTCATGCGAAGGCAGCGGGGTACTGGTCCAGACGCGGCCTGAGGCCGTCGAAGTCGCCTGGTGGTCCCCCGAACCCGCCGCAGAATCCGGCGCGGACATCCCCGACCCCTGGGCCTTCGGCGGAGTGCGTTCCTTGTGCTCCACGCTGCTCCGCAGCGAGGGGATGACGATCTCTCAACGCACCGGTGCCCTCCTCGTCAGCCGATGACCGGACACCAGCCCCCGTTCCTGCCTGCCCTGTCCCATCACACGCCCCCACCCGCCAACCTCAAGGAGTACCCCGTGAGTACGTTCCATCGCTTCCTGCTCGGCCTGGCCCTGGGCGCAACGGTCACCGTCATCATCCGGACCGTCACCGGCAACACCCAACTCGCACTCGTTCTGGGCGTGGCCGTCCTGATCCTGGTGTGGCTGTCCCGCTTCGTCCTCGACGAGCTTCTCTGAGCCGTCCCTCCGTACGGCGTACAGCGAAAGAACCCCATGAGCACGCCCCTACCGACCGCCCGCACCCACGAGCGTCTGATCCAGCGCCTGGCCGACGACGTCGGCAGCACTGCTGCGGCCGTCTCGTGGGCCCACGCGGCCGCCCTGACGCACCACTGCACCCGGCACGGCATGGTCTATCCCTCCGAACCGCCCAACTCGCCCGATGCGGTGCGCACAGTGCTCGCCGAGCTGGCGTCCTCGCATCCCAGCCTGGCTGACCTCCTCGACCCGCGGGCAGTCCCGCTGTGGACCGCGCCCCTTTCCCAGTCCGCATGGCCGGCCCTGCGC is a genomic window containing:
- a CDS encoding gamma-glutamylcyclotransferase family protein yields the protein MANDLFEFTTEQKPVFVYGTLRAGQGNYQHILRGNTVQERPAHLMDHTLFGRGIPFAFARKGSRVVGEVMDVHAELWPVVLRRLDALEGYRGEGGDNHYDRKVRTVTLADGSTIEAYVYLAGEMTRTWFTHRDEPCYEDYVKAQRR